ATTTACTTCTAATCAGTGAATTATTCAGCGACTTCATTCTGGTGACATTTTTCTGGTTTATTTCTTATTTGGTGTGTATGATTTATCATCTTTCTCTGTGTGGCGGCACTCAACTCTTGGTGGTTTGATGGTCTTGTTCAATTTAAATTTGTTAGGCTCAGACCATCAGTATCCTATCTTACCATTCTGTAGCATGTTTATGCATATCCCTAGTCATGAAATCTTTTTTTGGGATAAACTGCTGTTTATGCAACTCATGCCTAATTTGAAATAACTCAAATCTTATCATGAACAGAAACAGAGACCAGGTTCCACCGATCGAAAGGTTTGTTTCAAGATGTGTTTTAAGTTGCCGATAACTTAAGAAGTTGTGAAAAAATTTTACTCAATTTTTGGTTGTTCTCCACAATGATCAGTTTCTATCCCCACGTACTggtagccatgacaacatgacaattgTTTGCAAGTTGACTGTTAGGCCACTGCTTTCCGATCACGACTGTGATGTTGTTGTGTTGTCATGGCTCTTTCACATGGTGCGGTGATAGGAAGTGACAACTCGTGACATGATGAAGATAGGCTTCTATATCCGAGGCCACCCGACTCTTTAAAACAGCTGAAGACTCTGTTTTTCATAATCTTGCATTTACACGCTTTGGTAAGGAAGGGATGATCTGTGAATATAGGTGTTTTTCACAGCTTTATTGTAAGACGAATAAAGTTGTAAAAAATTTATTGgtttgtacatgtcaatttgggTGAACATGAGTTGCTATTGCTTGCGCGTACATGCACATTGtaatatagtacatgtacattgtatattgaaGAATAAGGACCTAAAGCTGGCTGAATTAAAGTTCACcacataactttaacttttcaTGTGAAGAGAATACACCATGCCAAGTACGACCCCTAGCCCAGGGTCTGATCAACTTCTGGTGACCTGTGGACCCTACTGAATAAATTGGTTTAAAATAAGATTTTTGGACTCGATTCAACCAGATCATGAATCATGACTTGAAATCCATGCATGTAACAACACTGCTTGCAGCATCTTATTAGATATGGTTTGATATAAAATGTAGCAAAGCCAAAGCTGTCACCTTTGTTCATAACATCTCTGATAATGTACTAGAGTTAGGTCTCCTTCTGTTCACTGATCTTAGAGTACTGTCTTCCTTGCATTCCTTGCCTTATCTCTGTCGATGAACTTCTGTGCCGTATAACTTTAACTCTACCAATAAATATCTTAATACAGATGGAGTTTCTGTGCAACATACCAACCAACGGTACAAGGCCAATGTTTTACTTCTGACCTCAGCACTGGCAAGGCACAAGAAAAGTTTCAaataccatgtacatgtacatgtgatagCTCATATTTTGTTCATTGCCATAATGTCCGGCTTGTTTGCATTGGTAAATTAACAACAAGATCTGCCACTTTTGTAGTTTTCAGTCCACTAATGTATTGTGTCTTGCTTTACAGCGCCAGCGACCCAATTCGGCAAGTTCTGTCAGTAGTATTGGGCCCCGACCCAGTAATCGAACTGCGTCAGGGTTAACAAGTGAGGAAATTCGAATTGTTAGGAGAGCCAAAGAGGAAGCAAAGCGTCGTGGAGGCTGGGTCAGAGTCTTCCCTTCACCAGATTCATGGGACCTCTATGGGTAAGGTGTTAGACAACAATTATCTGTGATGCTGCCTGATACCTGATGCAATAAGTCTGAAGAACTTTGTATCATGTACGTAGAAAAGGGATCTTTCTGTTTCTTGGGTTCTCATGTCTGACCTTAACTACGTCACTTGAAGATTAACAATGTGAGGTGAGAGGCCCAGAGTTCCAGCCACTACCATTTGGGTCCCAGGCATTTAAtcactcttttatttcatttttccaGGCCTTTCTTACAAAGTGGTTCCTCACATAATCTCATGCTTCACCAGAGACTTTTTCCAGAAAGGTAAGCTGTGTAGCAGAATTGCTATGATGTTGGTTGAGAAGTATAACTTCTAATTTGAGATGACCTGAACTACAGAGATCAGATCAATGCTGGACTTTTGAGTAGGCAATTTGGAGCAGTTGTTTCGTGTTTTGTCTTATATATTTAGTTTTCATACATGCATCAGCTGCAAGTTATTTTCCAGATGATTTCTACAATCTGTCAAACTTATTACGTTTGTGGCATAATTGTTGCTTCCAAATCAAGTCTTTCTTCCTCTAATTTGAGTGAATTAGGCAGTATCTTGAAACAGTCCTTCTTTATAACAACACTTAGATAAGTATGGTACCTCAAACATATTGAGTGTGACAGTTTCATGTATCACGCTATTAACATATTGTTATGTAAGAACCATGCTTATAGTCGGCTTTATCCTCCACTCCACTTCTTAGGAACTCCCAGCCAACGCGACCAGGCACTAgtacattgatgaaatcaaagtAAGTCAGCTTTGGTATTTTCCTCATGCATTATGGTTATACAGGAATACCAGAGAGGTTCACAGTTTGATCTCAGAACAAGAACGAGATCAGTGCAACTTTGTCTTTCTTACTTATGCTTCACACCTTCCCAGCCTAATTTACCGTAAATGTGTTTAATTATTAATTATAGCACTATAACTTAGCAACTCGTGATATATTGATATATATTGTGTGTAACTGGAACAAATTGATCTACTGTTGGTCAATTATATTTGTAATGTACTGTGTGCTTGTTTGCAGGTCCCTCCATATCCACTCCACCCCACATCCACAACTGATGCTTGCTCAGGTACAGTATAGCTTATGTCCTTCCTGCAACCATTTTATCTGATGCCATACAGAGTTTAACCAATACTTAATTGTAACTAACCGGTACAAGTGAACATAAGGACCCAAATACTGTGGACAAAATCCATAATGACCCAGTAAGCTATAAGTCTTGAATTTGATGCCTAGAGTGTAAAACCAGGATGCTTCCTTTTTAAGGAATGTCAATTACATTTCTTGTATTGACCAACAGTGTGCATGATAATAAATCGGCAATATATGTGAAATTGTAAGGTTAATAGGTATACAGGTCTGACTATTTAAATACTACTCCGTCATACGTAGACTGTTCCTATTTAACAGGCCACGAGATGCAATCTCACAGGCTCCCACTCCCTCATATGCCCATATGCTTCGGTGAAGGTAGGCTTTCCTTTTCacatttccatggcaacatgtGCAAACCACTCTACAGTGTTCCCAGTACTTCCTGTTAACCTTTAAAATCAAAGCAGCTAAGTTTACTGCCAGATTGAATGTTTTTGAGTTGATCTTGATGAAAGTAAAATTTTGATATGTTCttcaagaatttgaaattttaatgTTAATTTTTGCAAGAAACAAAACTGGGAGCACTGCAAATTGTCTTGTCATTATGAATGTTCTGTCCTACAGTAAAGCATGCTTGAATATCATATCCCTTCAAAATTACACTTAAACATATCTGCCTTTCATCTTCACTTACTAGTATTAGCATTTGAGGCCCGGCAAAAAGATCACAAATTGAAAAAGTGACCGTAAATTTGGTTACTCGTACGGCATGTAAATTTTGCTAAAAAGGACCAAtagcattattaccaagctgtcagcTGCCTAGTCACCTTTCACTCTACAATAGTAGTTCCCATCAATACATGCATGTAgcacatgaaatgaaaacaattgtATTTGCTGTGGGTGATGTCTTAGCTTTTTATTATCACGGCTCATTGAATGCTAAAAAAGGGGTGGGGGGAAATGCTTCACAACTTTTCTAAAGGATGAACTAATCAAGTAAACACACTTGTCAAAGATGATCGTGGAAAAATGCTTGTCTTATTGCATagccttcatgtacatgtaggttatgTTCACTATGTAACGATAATCATAGCACTGCTGGCAAAATCAGGCGATTACTATTGTGAAAAGAGTAAACAACACAACTatatctgagtgtcctcattccAGGGTAACACTGACTTCACCACACGTGCATTGAAAAGAACCGTCCTGTACGAGAGAAAGCTGAGTTCATCATTGAGCAAcaagaagaaaaggaagaagcaGCACCCGCGGCCTCATACGGGACCATTGGCTGAGGGTAAGATTGGTTTCTTGACACAACAATGCAATGTTTCTAACAGTTCATAAGGAAGAAAGTGATTGGGACTTCTGGCGAAACTCTGGTCATGTTCGTCAGTGGAGAAGGCACTGGAAACCTCTTTATCTTCACAATCATAAATTTCTGCGAGAAGAAAGACTTTCTAAATGAGAAATCCATAATATTGAaccatttctcatcatttttcaGGGATATATCGAGGTAGCCTAGTCAAAGCTGAAGTGGTTGAGGTCGAAGTCTCATCTCAGACAGATCTATCTATCATGTCCAGAGAGGAGATGAACGAACAGAGACCAACAGCTAAAGAAGAAACTAAGATCATACAGCTCGAGACGAGTGAAGAGCTGAAACAGAGCCGGGTCGTCAAGGGGAAGGAGAATGTAGAGCCTATGATGGATGAGGGGAAGCCGCCAGTGTATAAACCGCCTTCGAGTGTGGGTGTGAAGCCTGCTCCGGTTTCAAGACTGTCCAGATCGGCTATAACTCTCCCTGAGGAGAAGTTCAATATTGTGGAGATACTGGAAGGTGGTGGAACTATGAGGTAATTGGACCCAGTAGTTTACATTGGAATAAGAGCCTTATTGTTTTATGGACAGTCATTTTGATCTGATTGTCGATGATGATAATTCTAAGAGATGGAACTAATATGGCAAAAGGAATCAGAATCCACAACTAAGTAGTAGAAGAAAATTTTTTTAGACCGGCCGAGGTCACATTTGACTTGAGGGTGGGCACTTAACCAGTGATGTCTTGCCATGAAGAATGACCTTCTTTGTTAGAAGTTTCTTTTGCAATTTCAGCAAAGTGCAggcaaggacagcatttgctaCATATCTGACACGGGTAAAGCATAGATTGATCTCAGAGAATGGAACCCATGAGGCTGGTGAATCAGAGGAGGCCAATGAACAAATGGTACGTATCTAGGAGTTGTCTAATCCTTCTCCTTCTGTCTCCTGGAGCATTCTCTGAGTTGACTATTGTGACTAGTACCCATTATGGaagaaaacagcattttttgtCCTTTGTTTGAATCTGTGTTGACATGTGCTatcttggagaaaaaaattgtaaCAGATTTAGTCCTTAGTCAGCATGGTACTTTGCTTGCGACCTGTAACACATTGATGCGTGCCTGTAATTTCATCTATGATTATGAATTTGGATTAGAGCAAGAAATTTGATAGTTTTCTTTGACACTTTCTTTATCTGTCAAGTGTGATGTCATCTACTGAACATATTTTTAGATGATAAGCTCTTTATTtttcaacagaaaatatttattcattATGGAAAGCCTGGTTCAATATTAAGAAAGGTACTTTTGATACTGACTGTCTCTTAATACTCTGATAATTTTTCTCTCAATATTGATAACAATCAAAACAATTTCAGAATTCTCTTGATTTCTTCTGGTCTTTTTCTCTTctaatcaatttttttctgctGCAAGTGTCTAACATAGGGCTCTTAACTGAAGTTATTTATTGAAATGCTGCTAATGTGGTACTTACACAATTTCTAAGTTGTGTGAAGGAACTTTTACCGGTAGTAATGAAATTTTCCTTGGTCACAACATGCTATTAAAGACAGAGGTTGCCGGGCCAGTTATTTTATCATAACATTTTAACCTTTCATTGTGTTGAAGAAACTGTTACGGTCAGCCTCACCGGAGCTCTTTAAAAAGTCGTGGAGACCTGCACTATATGTATGTTATCTTGTACAATGGATTATCTGGGGTGTGCATGATTGAATTGGCTAGGTCTGACCTGTCTATCTGAAGGTGAAAGTGGTGGATATGCTAAAATTTCACTTTGTTAGTGAGGAGCGTTGCATTCAGAAGCATGTTCTTGGCTTGGTTACATGTAGATTTGGTCATATTGGACGGTACCTTCCACTCACTTTCACCTTTGGACTGGACTGGCTTTAGAAAGTATGCTTATCATGGTGTAAGGCCTGAACACTGTAATCTAAAGAAACTAGTTTAATCAAGGATGAGAGTCTGTTGTGACCAATCCTCTGTTCTGTTattgaaatttgttttattttcaaacgAGTAGTTGCTTTTTTCCCTATTTTCACAGAACCGCACTAGAGACATAGTAAGTAGGAATGAGTCGCACATCACTGTTTGGTTGTGTGTCGTGTTCTGTTTCTCATTCATTCCCAACCTGTATAGATTGCTCCCTGGCTGGGTGGACAAGGCTAGAGGGTGGTTCAAATTGGCATGCCATCTTTGACTTGAATGAAGCATGGGGATTTGCTATTATAGAAATGCCTcaagaaatcaaatatgaaaatcccTGTAGGAAATCCAACACACCACCATTCAGCCTCCTGAGGTTTCTTGAAACCCAGTAGTTGTCATTAGGCAGCTTTCCCAACTATTCTGAATGATGAAACATGAAGTATGATATCTGTACGTGTATGAAAGTCCATAATGTCATCGACTACGTCCTGTATGAATTCTATACGGACGCAGTAGACCACTTATTCCTTCTTCGTACTTCGCTAGTAGAGTAATCAGAGAAAACGCTATTGCCGATAAAATGAAAGTGCATAATCTTTTGTGCTCTGTTCTGCGTCATTCATAATGGTTGTGGAAAGTGTCTGATAACTGTTTCCGTTATTTTAAAATTGGGTTTGTTATTTGAGTTGACTACATATAGAAGCCTTTCCTGAGATAGTGTTGTGGTCAAGACATTCTTTGCTGTGTGATGCTGACTGAATCTGTGGCTGCCTCCTTTCATTGCAATGTTTTTGCAACAAAAAATCTCTCTTTGTGATTGAAACTAAAAGATACATTGGCATTGGTAATCCTACATTTTACTCTCCATCATTGCTTTGTGTCTGCAACTACTGTTGGAAATTCCCAGGTTTTCCCGCATAGGATTATCCTCTATGGCACTGTGACTTTGCATCTGCTCCCTCCCTTCCAAAAGCAGTCATGGTGGATTTGCATCGCATCAGTCCGCTTTACCAGTAACCCTTTTAGGGCTGAAATTTTTTCATTTGTTGTAACTTCACTGGTCATGAAGCAATTGCCGCTCTGAAATTTTAGCCTATGCCTTGTCCTACCCTCCAGTCTAGTTAACGTTATTGAAGAGATACCATGAAACACGCAGTCAGTTATCCATGTGTCAAATGATTGATTATCAGGTTAACTGTCAGAATCATTATCAACCTTGCTGTGAATTTATAAAGTGTGTTAGTCTCACCATGATTATCTATTTCACcaatcaaatgttttctttgTCTCCTAATGAGCACTACTATGTAAGGTTTGAGCACAGAGTCATATCTTTATCCTGGGAAAAAATTCATACGAGAGTGCATGGCCTGAAAATCGTAGattcaaagtacagtagaacttcccttagcggacacctctcaattaaggacaacctctctattaggacactagttttggtccaaaattggttgtttccattcaacctgacctctctaatcaggacacctctctattaaggacagcacttgtcggtcccgagggtgtcccttatagagaggttctactgtaactgtTTAAAATAACCACCATGGTTCCCAATTGATTGACAGTACATTGGGAATCCCAATTTGTGGCCCATAACCTGTATGGTAATTTGATTGGCTACCATGTCCACATCCTTGAGTGATCCctcctgcattgtttttagaaCAGGGGTTGTAAGATTCTAGTCCTGAATTGTTGTTTATAGATATTTACTTTGTTGCTGTACCCTGGCATAAATAGAGTTTTAGAGGTTGGTGGGAAAGACGCAGATCTAGTCCAAAGTGaaaaaaagtgtgaaaatgTGTTCAACTTCGCTattacattcatgtacatgtatgtctttttAATCTACTTTTAATAGAATAGATTAAATTAAAAAGTAGGGAAATTCATCATCTAGAAGTAAACATGTCATACACTAGATTAGAGTACGGTTATTTAGTGTTTTGTAAGAGTAGGCTAATATCTGCATGCATGGTGTTTTACAGCAAGTTTGATATGAATACATCAAACTTATCTGCCaccttgaaaaccataacgtACTTTCATTGAACAATGCAATAGCACAAAGCAAATTTAAttcgataacatttttgtaCCAATCTTGGTGCTCTACTTCACTTTACTATTCAGATAGTGCCAAAGATTCAATTCAAAAAATGAATCCTTCTCTCATAGGTGGCTACCCAGTGATTGACCTTGGTAATTATTTATGGCCTTAATACAAATGTGCGGTTCTCTCTTGTAGGATTTGGTGCTACGTTTCCTCAAGAGAGCTGCAGGCAATCTCCAGCAGCCATTCCGAGTTATTGTTCCAAGTCGGCGGTTGCCAATAACGGACAGAAGACGGATCTTGGCCAAGCAGTTGGGAGACTTTGTGCACATCTATGGCAAGGTATGGAGCTCAGAGCTTTCAATTGGAAACAAAATTaaactttgaaatgtttgcGAAGTTAAAATATAGCCATGTCTTAATGCATTAATATTGGAGTTAatatttttgcaagttttgACTTTTTTCTGTCATATCAAGGTTTGGCTTTGTTTTCAGGAGACCGAGCAACTGCGTCAGAGGAGACAGTTGGAGAGACGCCAGTGGAGACGACCGAGTGCCGGTAGTGCCACCAGCAATGCACCAACTGAGAATGCTATGGATGATGACAAATTTAACAGATTTGTTACAACTGCAAAGTGAGCTATATTCTCTTTTAAAAGAAACTCAAATATCTTCAAAGAGATCTATCCAAGTTTCAGGAAGAGCATGTTGAAGTTTGTGAAAACTACAGAAGAATAGGGACTGATTCCTGAATATGGAGATGTCCAGATTACACGGGTGAGATTGTATAGATTTTACATAGTCTTGACAGAAATCACTGTATCTCATAGAGAAGATGCCCTGTGATtgagagaggtgtccactatgaAGGGAGATGCAGCTGTATGTGGACCAGTTATAATTATTTAGAGGCAAAGGTCCATAAGAATCAAGAGGGTGATAATATTGTATATTAaaacatcaatattttatgCTATCATTCTTCTACTTCTAGTGAGAGTGAATTGGAAGAGGTACTTACAACATATACCAAGCTTAACAAGTCTGCAAGCATATTCCTTGGTGGGAACAGAAGTGGCATGGTAGAGGTACCAGTTCATCGAATACCGCACACCCCCAACAACTCGGAAACATCGCTAGTGAAACGCAAAGAGGGTTTTGAAAACAGGGAAGAAGCTGAGAGTAACTCTGCACAAGGTAAAATGCACTTCAATAGAATGCGATATTTTGGGAAATTTTACTCATAAATTGTAAAAACCCTCTGTCTATCTTCTCAGTTTACGATCTATCATTAAATACTATCTATTAGTCTTATATTCCCTTTATCATCTTGATACAAATCACTCTTTTTCCTGATGTACTGGTCTGAAAAATACAATCGGGCAAAAGCTCAAAATATTGCTGAAATTATAGGCTGTTGATAAAGCTTGTAGAGCATTTATAGAAGGTGTGAAAAGTAGAATTGGTTTTGGCTGGGCATTTCAATTTTTCTAGAACCGTACAGAAAATTTCACTCTTCAGCCTTCAGGCAGGCGAGACATGACCATATTTCTTAGTGGTCAATGCATATGGTTCTTTGTAGATTTGTCCCTGATCTAGATTACTGTCCAACCTTCAGTTTATTAGGTGTAAGTAATAATCCTCACCTGCCAAAGGTTAAAGCCCAATTCATACTTTGGTTATTGTACACTGATGTGATATTCATACACCGTCTTGGAGAAAAGTCTGAGTGAAACTGTATACTATCCATACAACTGAGATTGAAAACACTCAATACTATGATCTGTTGAATGGTGTACAGGAGTGTTCCTCCATGCTTCAGAATTCCTATTTGTTGCTTACCTGACATTAATCAAAGTATGAATGGGCCTTTCTGCATGCTCGCTTTCATTAACTGTCTATCGTGCACACTCCGACATTTGCTTGCATTGCAATTCAGGAACGCCTGTGCCCCCAGAGAAGAGAGATGGCGAGACCAAGATGCAGCCAAGCAAATATTATGCGCACAACAATCCCATGTCTTCATACTCTGGTGCTGTTGCAATCTACAGTACAAAACTGAAGCCAAATGTGAAGCAACGTCCTGTGTCTGCTAGCACTGTGCGATCAGGTTGGTTTGCCCTGCACTCTTCTCACATCTGCAATAACTTTACCTTGAATTTCCTGTACATATCTTGAGGGAGGTGGTGCTTAACAAAACATCATCATTTCCCATTGGCTGTAGTAAACCAAAGTCAGTTTGCATAACATTATCAAATTGATAGTGAAAAGGTTGGGTATTTGGATTTTGATGTTCTTAATACCAAGTGATGCAGACATTTACATGAATCTTCTTTAGTGCCGACTACCCTAGACTTTGATTTCATGATTCCTTTTTGGGCACTTATGAATTTAGGCAATGTCCTGCATCAGGGTATCCTGTTGCCTTCAGCTTTGTCCTTTTGTGAGAAAGTTTTGGCAATATGAAACTTTTGTAAAACTTGTGTAAAATCCCCATAGGTCGAAATTCTGCCAAGGAACGGCATGTATTTGCCAGGCGGTCAGACAGTAAGTTTTCAATTCCATCTTGAGCATGCAGTCATTTCCCACTTCATTATTTATCCTCATTTACCATTATATCACCCTGAATTGGCTACATCAGGGATTTgagtcatacatgtatcatggagAATTTGAAGTCGGAGGTTTACGGGAATGGTTTATATTTATGGAACTATTAAGGCATGCTGTATGGCTACAAGTCTTAAAGGGGTCACCAGTCCTGCTTAGCCTCATTCGATAGGATTTCTAGGTTCGTGGGGGGAaatggtagtacatgtacatgtagaagcagtgtttttatgaatgaatacaatttaGTTAGAGTTTGCCTTCCTAGTTCAATATGTGTTGGTAGATGAGTATGACTCAGCAGTTTACAATGTGCCTTGCTTGTTTTCTGTGACAATTATTCTCAAAGAAATGTATTCTGTTGCACACAGTGCATTGTGAATAAAGCTGATATAATATCAGTCTGACCAATAGATGTCAATGGGTTCGAGTTGATTGAAATGGTGATGATACTATTTAACACTTCAATACTTCGAACTGGATGTGGTGAACATATACATGCTGAAAAGTAAAGCCTAAGCCTTGCAGATGTTGATGCATTCTGAAGACTAATACTAATACTGACTAGCTAACTGGGGATGTGTCTATTTCTTTttaaatcaaaattatcaaatacaAGGTCCTGAGACACATATGAGATATCTTGCATGGATTGAGGTATATTTTAAGTCCTGTCTCATGATAATCAGGTGATGCTGTAACACATCGTATTTGGAAACAGAATGTCTTGTTGCGTTTGGGATATTTGGTTAAGCTATCTTGGTGAAAGCAACTCAATTACAATGGCCTCTTACCTCTCAGTAGTTTCATCCACctcattatcataatatcaATTTCACTCCTTCACTGACTTCATCACTCATGCCTCATCACTTCCAAACTTATGTCTCTTTCACCTATTTGTTCTAGCTTCCTCACGTGTCATGGCTAACCGGCCCATGTCAGCAGTCAACCATGCTGGAACTTCTATCAGCAGAGTCGATGCGAATGGTAGGCTCACTTTATTTGGGATTTGTTAGatgatgtttattttgttgGTCACATGGAGATGGACCTTCTGGTATGTGGAAGGGCTGAAATGCAATTGTTCATACCATTtaaatttttatcttttcatttgAATGGAGGTTTGTAGTGTATTTTGAAGGATAACTTATTCTGCTAATGGTAGGTTAATATGTAGCAATAGAGCTAATGACGGAAATATTACAAACATTATTATCAATTGACGTCATGAAGCTAGAATTTCTCCTCACACTACTGTTTCATTTTTTTAGGGGAAGTGCTTGATGAGCAATATGTGGAGGAGATGAATGATGCTCTTACAAGACTACAAGTAAGGCAACAAAAACGACAATATGCGGCTCACAAGTCAACGAACGTCCTATCAAATATGCAACCACCTCCGAAGCATGCACCATTTCAACGATCAAATACCACTGCAGGAGATTTTACAATGACGAATAGTAACAAAACTGCTGAGAAGGAAAGAGAGATAGAAGTGGAACACCTGGAAGAAGCCAGACCACCTAAAACTGCTGACGGGTCTCAGTCAACCCCAAATATCAACTTCCATTTGAACAATTTAGGTGCACAGAAAATCCGTCCTCAATCTCAACAGAACCAACAAGTGACCCGTTACTTTGATGAGATGCCGCTTTATGATAGTGAAGCTGTAAATATCTATAATCACTCCACTGGTGGGATTTCTTCTAATCGATATGCCGCAACTAATGGTAGCGCCATACCGACTGGATTgttgcagcagcagcaggccCTCAAACAGCAGCGGATGTACGAACAAAGTAAAGCTCTGCTGGAACAGAGTAAGGCAAAGCACCAGGCTATGGTGGCTCAGGCTCATGCTGCCCGTCAGACTGACCCGAACTCAGGATACACACCCAAACCACCTCCAGCTCCTTCAGGACACAGGAAACCTATTAATGCAAGTCGAACTGTTAGGTAAGTAGAGGGAGTTCTTCTTTTGACTCAATCAGTTGAGTGGTTTTTGATATTCGGCTTCTTCAGTGGAAGTTAAAGGCAGTACAGAGACAGTGATTTGGAGGTTCCTactgagatacatgtatctgttttgTGATTAGCAATTAGTTCCAAAATTGAGTTCAAGTTCAATCAGCCACTACAAAAAGGCTGCGCAAGATAATCATGCATAGCTTCTCTCATTGCTTAATCCTGAGGTACAGCATGTCTTCAAATTGTGTTAAACATTTTGGTCTTGTTTCAGAGTTTCAACGAATGAGGAGAATGGACAAAGTAATGGTTCATATGGAAGCCTCCAGTATGGCACATCCAGATCTACGACAGTCATTGGGCGAGAATCATCAGGTATGTAGATTCAGCTTAGAACCATCACAGATACATGCACTGAAGGCAGCTGACTAAAGGGTATCTGAACCTTGTAGAAACTTGAGTAACAGCATCGGAATAGCACTTCTTTTCATCAACTCTActca
Above is a window of Lineus longissimus chromosome 3, tnLinLong1.2, whole genome shotgun sequence DNA encoding:
- the LOC135484223 gene encoding tubulin polyglutamylase TTLL5-like isoform X7, which codes for MPSSVMSSDAASRTTGGAEDDDSSDSQYTDESETDNDHDPEHPNIIWTGYNKKIPVVLFKSDVLIHRRADMRSIGEKYHLAYKIVKTECKLIRSVLAGHGFHEAHPNSNDFNLMWTGSHLKPYVLRNLTEFQKVNHFPRSYEITRKDRLFKNVQRLQQTKGFRHFDFIPQSFVLPGEFQDFCTAFLKDKGPYIVKPIASSRGRGIFLVNHPEQVPLDEQIIVSRYLSNPLLVDGFKFDIRLYVAVTSYDPLLIYLYEEGLTRFSTVKYDKATKHIRNQCMHLTNYSVNKKNQDYVQNDDADVEDYGNKWSLGALLRYLRSEGKDTTGLMLRIEDVVIKTIISAEMHVATACRMFMPFKGNCFEVYGFDILIDENLRPWILEVNLSPSLACDAPLDLKIKSNMVSDLFSLVGFVCHDPMMRRVHQSKRNVDVASKTAARTLKQRPGSTDRKRQRPNSASSVSSIGPRPSNRTASGLTSEEIRIVRRAKEEAKRRGGWVRVFPSPDSWDLYGPFLQSGSSHNLMLHQRLFPERSLHIHSTPHPQLMLAQGNTDFTTRALKRTVLYERKLSSSLSNKKKRKKQHPRPHTGPLAEGIYRGSLVKAEVVEVEVSSQTDLSIMSREEMNEQRPTAKEETKIIQLETSEELKQSRVVKGKENVEPMMDEGKPPVYKPPSSVGVKPAPVSRLSRSAITLPEEKFNIVEILEGGGTMSKVQARTAFATYLTRVKHRLISENGTHEAGESEEANEQMNRTRDIDLVLRFLKRAAGNLQQPFRVIVPSRRLPITDRRRILAKQLGDFVHIYGKETEQLRQRRQLERRQWRRPSAGSATSNAPTENAMDDDKFNRFVTTANESELEEVLTTYTKLNKSASIFLGGNRSGMVEVPVHRIPHTPNNSETSLVKRKEGFENREEAESNSAQGTPVPPEKRDGETKMQPSKYYAHNNPMSSYSGAVAIYSTKLKPNVKQRPVSASTVRSASSRVMANRPMSAVNHAGTSISRVDANGEVLDEQYVEEMNDALTRLQVRQQKRQYAAHKSTNVLSNMQPPPKHAPFQRSNTTAGDFTMTNSNKTAEKEREIEVEHLEEARPPKTADGSQSTPNINFHLNNLGAQKIRPQSQQNQQVTRYFDEMPLYDSEAVNIYNHSTGGISSNRYAATNGSAIPTGLLQQQQALKQQRMYEQSKALLEQSKAKHQAMVAQAHAARQTDPNSGYTPKPPPAPSGHRKPINASRTVRVSTNEENGQSNGSYGSLQYGTSRSTTVIGRESSGW
- the LOC135484223 gene encoding tubulin polyglutamylase TTLL5-like isoform X6; translated protein: MPSSVMSSDAASRTTGGAEDDDSSDSQYTDESETDNDHDPEHPNIIWTGYNKKIPVVLFKSDVLIHRRADMRSIGEKYHLAYKIVKTECKLIRSVLAGHGFHEAHPNSNDFNLMWTGSHLKPYVLRNLTEFQKVNHFPRSYEITRKDRLFKNVQRLQQTKGFRHFDFIPQSFVLPGEFQDFCTAFLKDKGPYIVKPIASSRGRGIFLVNHPEQVPLDEQIIVSRYLSNPLLVDGFKFDIRLYVAVTSYDPLLIYLYEEGLTRFSTVKYDKATKHIRNQCMHLTNYSVNKKNQDYVQNDDADVEDYGNKWSLGALLRYLRSEGKDTTGLMLRIEDVVIKTIISAEMHVATACRMFMPFKGNCFEVYGFDILIDENLRPWILEVNLSPSLACDAPLDLKIKSNMVSDLFSLVGFVCHDPMMRRVHQSKRNVDVASKTAARTLKQRPGSTDRKRQRPNSASSVSSIGPRPSNRTASGLTSEEIRIVRRAKEEAKRRGGWVRVFPSPDSWDLYGPFLQSGSSHNLMLHQRLFPERNSQPTRPGTSTLMKSKSLHIHSTPHPQLMLAQGNTDFTTRALKRTVLYERKLSSSLSNKKKRKKQHPRPHTGPLAEGIYRGSLVKAEVVEVEVSSQTDLSIMSREEMNEQRPTAKEETKIIQLETSEELKQSRVVKGKENVEPMMDEGKPPVYKPPSSVGVKPAPVSRLSRSAITLPEEKFNIVEILEGGGTMSKVQARTAFATYLTRVKHRLISENGTHEAGESEEANEQMNRTRDIDLVLRFLKRAAGNLQQPFRVIVPSRRLPITDRRRILAKQLGDFVHIYGKETEQLRQRRQLERRQWRRPSAGSATSNAPTENAMDDDKFNRFVTTANESELEEVLTTYTKLNKSASIFLGGNRSGMVEVPVHRIPHTPNNSETSLVKRKEGFENREEAESNSAQGTPVPPEKRDGETKMQPSKYYAHNNPMSSYSGAVAIYSTKLKPNVKQRPVSASTVRSASSRVMANRPMSAVNHAGTSISRVDANGEVLDEQYVEEMNDALTRLQVRQQKRQYAAHKSTNVLSNMQPPPKHAPFQRSNTTAGDFTMTNSNKTAEKEREIEVEHLEEARPPKTADGSQSTPNINFHLNNLGAQKIRPQSQQNQQVTRYFDEMPLYDSEAVNIYNHSTGGISSNRYAATNGSAIPTGLLQQQQALKQQRMYEQSKALLEQSKAKHQAMVAQAHAARQTDPNSGYTPKPPPAPSGHRKPINASRTVRVSTNEENGQSNGSYGSLQYGTSRSTTVIGRESSGW